From a region of the Enterobacter cancerogenus genome:
- a CDS encoding Rieske (2Fe-2S) protein, which produces MSWIGVCDAEQVQEDFPFSGNVEGKEIGVYLIDGEYYALEDVCPHAYALLSQGFVEDGKVECPLHEAVFDVKTGQCLHGPGGRNLNRYPVRVFENQIQITFVEETVA; this is translated from the coding sequence CGCAGAACAAGTACAGGAAGATTTCCCATTTAGCGGCAACGTCGAGGGCAAAGAGATCGGCGTTTATTTAATTGACGGTGAATATTACGCGCTGGAAGACGTATGTCCGCACGCTTACGCGCTGCTGAGCCAGGGCTTTGTGGAAGACGGCAAAGTGGAGTGCCCGCTGCATGAGGCGGTTTTTGACGTCAAAACCGGCCAGTGCCTGCACGGCCCCGGCGGTCGCAACCTCAACCGCTACCCGGTTCGGGTCTTTGAAAACCAAATCCAGATTACCTTTGTCGAGGAGACCGTGGCATGA